One Lytechinus variegatus isolate NC3 chromosome 14, Lvar_3.0, whole genome shotgun sequence genomic region harbors:
- the LOC121427325 gene encoding uncharacterized protein LOC121427325 encodes MAEKCESEKASSPNLICPLCLDIFVEATILTSCGHTFCRRCLKKYDLTHQDRDHMVCPLCREITKLSGNRVDDLRLNVSINGCVDDYHSKCGGMNAVLEMCQKCTTCKSQKNAVSFCRTCTFYMCDKCLNSHQQLVVIFGDHEIVSIDDVIQGKVSIGHLFEKCSIHKQEKKDMFCEDYKVHVCHKCVLVGHKAHEFKNQVDFEQELRQKVEHLAQRCADKKTELEKNIQHIEIQRDEVHTAVQTIMTILDDVRQAYSIKAKELEENLRNLTDQVNALKHSFDDDLNVLKSKDRQRIKSICSSITLVDSDRLSHLETDTLSAHILLCEELDAMLKEATDHTSASAITKKAKGKRFKPADDTRLDLGSIAEYTDHSTTAAIEKNSQEKRFQPADDTRLDLGNIAGCDIKIEVIHRVNLRSVMFGMTRYSHDSVGIVYGVFAHGNDIIDSNGGKQQCSNILNDGNYKDLVYQQDGSLCVSLFNTNEAYIYSPLGTRKATIHVRDGTNDLNVSRSQSDEIIITNGDNQVYIYDPTGSTLKHTIQTKHETGQASTTRTGLIITSSCNANPSMVTVYDKDGNAGESLQAVKGVYLYAAVDEQDRVYVASVDKKNGSVVIRLYYLDGLNLRERVVFNTLHMGLGYWGYLVSLSPDMLAFACWDNLYFFKVSL; translated from the exons ATGGCTGAGAAGTGTGAATCAGAGAAAGCTTCTTCACCGAACCTGATATGTCCATTATGCCTTGACATATTTGTCGAAGCGACAATCCTGACTTCATGTGGACACACATTTTGTAGGCGATGTCTCAAGAAATACGATCTAACCCACCAGGACCGTGATCACATGGTCTGTCCTCTCTGCAGGGAGATTACCAAGTTGTCCGGCAACCGTGTCGATGATCTCCGCCTCAATGTCTCCATCAACGGATGCGTAGACGATTACCACTCCAAGTGTGGAGGGATGAATGCTGTCCTTGAGATGTGCCAGAAATGCACCACTTGCAAGTCTCAGAAAAACGCTGTGTCATTCTGCAGAACATGTACTTTTTACATGTGTGATAAGTGCTTGAATTCTCATCAACAGCTTGTAGTGATCTTTGGAGATCATGAGATTGTATCCATTGATGATGTTATCCAAGGGAAGGTTAGCATTGGTCATTTATTCGAGAAGTGCTCCATCCACAAACAAGAGAAGAAGGATATGTTTTGTGAGGATTATAAGGTCCACGTCTGTCACAAGTGCGTACTTGTTGGTCATAAAGCTCATGAATTCAAGAACCAGGTTGACTTTGAACAAGAGTTGCGACAGAag GTAGAACACCTTGCCCAGCGCTGCGCTGACAAGAAAACAGAGCTGGAAAAGAACATTCAACACATAGAAATACAACGTGACGAGGTACATACTGCAGTGcagacaatcatgacaatactAGATGATGTCAGGCAAGCTTACAGTATCAAGGCCAAGGAGCTGGAAGAAAATCTTCGAAATCTCACCGACCAAGTAAATGCCTTAAAGCATAGTTTTGATGACGACCTCAATGTCTTGAAGTCAAAAGATCGTCAGAGGATCAAGAGTATTTGTAGTTCAATTACTTTGGTAGATAGTGACAGACTGAGTCATCTTGAGACAGACACTCTATCTGCTCATATCTTGCTTTGTGAGGAGCTGGATGCCATGCTGAAGGAGGCTACCGATCACACTTCTGCGTCAGCAATCACGAAGAAAGCAAAGGGGAAGAGATTCAAACCAGCAGATGATACTCGTCTTGACCTCGGGAGCATCGCAGAATATACTGATCATTCTACTACAGCAGCCATAGAGAAGAATTCACAGGAGAAGAGGTTCCAACCAGCAGATGATACTCGTCTTGACCTCGGGAACATCGCAGGATGTGATATCAAGATAGAAGTCATTCATCGTGTTAATCTACGGTCAGTTATGTTCGGAATGACACGGTACTCACACGACAGTGTGGGTATCGTATATGGGGTGTTTGCACATGGTAATGATATCATTGATTCAAATGGTGGTAAGCAGCAGTGTAGTAACATACTCAATGACGGGAATTATAAGGACCTTGTCTATCAACAAGACGGATCTTTATGCGTATCGCTTTTCAATACTAATGAAGCCTACATATACTCTCCCCTTGGCACCAGGAAGGCAACAATCCACGTGAGAGATGGTACTAATGATCTCAATGTTAGCAGAAGTCAATCAgatgaaatcatcattactaacggtGACAACCAAGTCTATATCTATGACCCGACAGGATCCACTCTTAAACACACTATTCAAACAAAGCACGAGACGGGGCAGGCATCTACCACCAGGACGGGTTTGATCATCACGAGTTCATGTAATGCCAATCCAAGCATGGTGACGGTCTATGACAAGGATGGGAATGCTGGTGAGTCTTTACAAGCTGTTAAGGGTGTCTACCTGTATGCTGCCGTGGATGAGCAGGACAGGGTGTATGTAGCGAGTGTTGATAAGAAGAATGGTAGCGTCGTGATCAGGCTCTATTATCTTGATGGTCTGAACCTGAGGGAAAGAGTTGTTTTCAATACACTTCATATGGGATTAGGTTATTGGGGTTACTTGGTCTCCCTTTCCCCAGACATGCTCGCCTTTGCTTGTTGGGATAACTTATATTTCTTCAAGGTTTCACTGTAA